The sequence TCGCGGGCACGGAACGTCGCGACGACTTCCGCCGACAGTTCGCGGCTGACGGAGCCCTGGCCGAGGATGCTGGAATCGATATGGAGCAGTTTCATGCGTGTGTTCTCCGAACGGGATTACTGTTTGAGCGCTTCGGCCGTGATCAGCAGCTTCGTCTTCATCTTGAAGCCGTACTGCTTGCCGTAGTCGAGGCCGAAATCGCTGCGGTCGAATTCGCCGACGGCGTCGACACCGCACACTTCACGCTTGAGCATCGGGTGCGGCATGCACTTGAACGAATCGATCTTCAGCGTGACCGGCTTCGTGACGCCATGCAGCGTCAAGTTGCCGACCACCGACACCGGCTTGTCGCCGTCGAACTTGATCGCGCCCTTGTAGTTCGCCTGCGGGAACTTGGCGACGTCGAAGAACTCGGCCGTCTGCAGATGCTCGTCGAGCTTCGCGCTGCCGGTGTGGATCGACGCGATGTCGGTCGTCACGTCGACCGTGCCCGTCTTCGCCGCGCGGTCGAGCGTCACGGTGCCGCTCGACTTGTCGAACTTGCCGCGCCAGACCGACAGGCCGCCCATGTGGTCAGCCTCGAAGCTCGGGTACGTGTGGCTCGGGTCGAACTGGTAGGTCGTGCTTTCGGCAAAGGCCGACAGCGACAGCGAAGCGGCCAGTGCGCCCGCTGCAATCATCCAATGCTTCTTCAACTCTTTCTCCCTGGAACGTAAAGGTTCGTCTGTAGCGTGAGAGCAGTATGGAGAGGGACGCTGATTTACACTAGACGGATAAATAGGATTTGATTAATCCATTTTTGGAGGAATCCGATGCTCGATCTGAATGACCTTGCGCTGTTCGTCCAGGTCGTCCGTGCCGGCAGCTTCTCGGAGGC comes from Burkholderia lata and encodes:
- a CDS encoding YceI family protein, which gives rise to MKKHWMIAAGALAASLSLSAFAESTTYQFDPSHTYPSFEADHMGGLSVWRGKFDKSSGTVTLDRAAKTGTVDVTTDIASIHTGSAKLDEHLQTAEFFDVAKFPQANYKGAIKFDGDKPVSVVGNLTLHGVTKPVTLKIDSFKCMPHPMLKREVCGVDAVGEFDRSDFGLDYGKQYGFKMKTKLLITAEALKQ